Proteins encoded in a region of the Pseudochaenichthys georgianus unplaced genomic scaffold, fPseGeo1.2 scaffold_180_arrow_ctg1, whole genome shotgun sequence genome:
- the LOC117441589 gene encoding zinc finger protein 383-like, whose amino-acid sequence MSVVLLSLVKQRLTAAAEDIFVLFERTIAEYEEELSRSRQENERHRKRLDAVLQPQLQIHRADVQQLVVVKEEVPPEQQEWSSSLDQEDPEPPPHIKEEQEELWISQEGEQLQGLEEADIMKFTFTPVPVKSGDDEEKPQSSQFHQRQTEHLETEAGGEDCGGPEPARNSDPERHLQPETEDNPGDSSEPDTEDSADWKKTREPGSKSQRNKQNSVSDSRRSAGEKPFSCSVCDKKFARRGLNRHMKSHTEEKPFSCSVCKKSFKHSGTLKDHLRKHTGENLFICSICKKSFAVRESLKGHMRIHTGEKPFSCSVCDKRFTWSHYVKRHKCLGRKSSQLHQTEENREAEPPASSSAEHMETEADGEDCGGPEPARNSDPERHLQPETKDNPGDSSEPDPKDRADWKETRELGSNSQKSKQDPTEENREIEPPASSSAEYMEKEADGEDCGGPEPARNSDPERHLQPETEDNPGDSSEPETEDKDDS is encoded by the exons ATGAGTGTTGTGCTGCTCTCGTTGGTgaagcagcgactcactgcGGCTGCTGAAGACATCTTTGTTCTGTTTGAAAGAACGATAGCAGAGTACGAGGAGGAACTGTCTCGTTCAAGACAGGAGAACGAGAGACACCGGAAACgactggacgctgttttacagcctcagcttcagatccacagagcag acgtccagcagctggtggtggttaaagaagaggttCCCCCTGAGCAGCAGGAGTGGAGctccagtctggaccaggaggacccagagccccccccacacattaaagaggaacaggaggaactctggatcagtcaggagggagagcagcttcaagggctggaggaggctgatatcatGAAGTTCACATTCACTCCTGTCCCTGTGAAGAGTggagatgatgaagagaaacctcagtcctctcagtttcatcaaagacaaactgaacacctggaaacagaagctggtggagaggactgtggaggaccagaaccagccaggaactcagatccagagagacatttacaaccagagactgaggacaaccctggagactcttctgaacctgacactgaagataGTGCTGATTGGAAGAAGACCAGAGAACCAGGTTCAAAGTCTCAGAGAAATAAACAAAACTCTGTCAGTGATTCAAGACGTAgtgcaggagagaaaccattcagctgctcagtgtgTGATAAAAAGTTTGCAAGGAGAGGACTAAATCGGCACATGAAAAGCCACACagaagagaaaccattcagctgctcagtctgtaagaaatctTTTAAACACAGTGGAACTTTAAAGGACCACTTGAGAAAACACACAGGAGAGAATCTCTTCATCTGCTCAATTTGTAAGAAATCATTTGCAGTGAGAGAAAGTTTAAAGGGCCACATGAGAatacacacaggagagaaaccattcagctgcagtgtttgtgacaaaagattcACCTGGAGTCATTATGTCAAAAGACATAAGTGTCTTGGTCGTAAGTCCTCACAGCTTCATCAAactgaggagaacagagaggcagagcctccagccagcagctcagctgaacacatggaaacagaagctgatggagaggactgtggaggaccagaaccagccaggaactcagatccagagagacatttacaaccagagactaaggacaaccctggagactcttctgaacctgacccTAAAGACAGGgctgattggaaggagaccagagaactAGGTTCAAACTCTCAGAAAAGTAAACAAGACCCT actgaggagaacagagagatAGAGCCTCCAgccagcagctcagctgaaTACATGGAaaaagaagctgatggagaggactgtggaggaccagaaccagccaggaactcagatccagagagacatttacaaccagagactgaggacaaccctggagactcttctgaacctgagacTGAAGACAAGGATGATTCTTAA